In Vibrio japonicus, one DNA window encodes the following:
- the mrdA gene encoding penicillin-binding protein 2, with protein MLRKRSRIRDYQEEARLFQNRAIVAFIGIVAMMGILVTNLYNIQVNQYQDYKTRSNDNRIKVVPLAPNRGLIYDRNGVLLAENRPVFSLEITPEKIDNMDETIARLQKVLPITPEHIERFNKERKHTRRFKSVPLLNQLTQEQVAKFSVNQHKFPGVSVNASLKRHYPYSEVLTHVIGYVSRINDRDVERLIREEKYPNYQATRDIGKLGIERYYEDMLHGTAGYQEVEVNSHGRVIRTLKYVPPIPGKDIVLNLDINLQLYVHQLLDDRRGSVVVLDPEDNGVLAMVSSPSYDPNPFVHGISGKAYSSLLNDKNRPLVNRATLGIYPPASTIKPFIAVAALQEGVITPNTTRNDPGFWRIPNSKTKPFRDWRRWGHGKVDIVKSIEESVDTFFYQIAYDMGIDRISRWMMMFGFGDYTGIDIHEESQANMPTRDWKMGRHRTPWYQGDTIPVGIGQGYWTATPMQIAKATSVLVHRGEVMAPHLLRSTIENGQKFDSQKLTNVETYPPITGVPDRYWDLAVEGMRLVNHGKKGTARRAFVNMEYMSAGKSGTAQVFGLGENEEYNADEIAEHLRDHALFTGFAPIDHPKLIVTMVLENAGGGSSQGGPVVRNIFDHVILDKKEVEN; from the coding sequence ATGTTAAGGAAGCGTTCCCGTATTCGGGACTATCAAGAAGAAGCCCGACTATTTCAGAATCGTGCTATTGTCGCTTTCATTGGCATCGTAGCCATGATGGGAATCTTGGTTACGAACCTCTACAACATCCAGGTCAATCAGTATCAGGACTACAAAACTCGCTCCAATGATAACCGTATTAAGGTCGTACCCCTTGCGCCAAACCGTGGCTTAATTTACGACCGAAACGGAGTATTACTCGCTGAAAACCGCCCGGTATTCAGCCTAGAGATAACGCCTGAGAAAATAGACAACATGGACGAGACTATCGCTCGTCTACAAAAAGTGCTGCCCATTACCCCAGAGCATATTGAACGGTTTAATAAAGAGCGTAAGCATACCCGACGTTTTAAGTCTGTACCGCTATTAAACCAGCTAACTCAAGAGCAAGTAGCGAAGTTTTCGGTTAATCAACATAAGTTCCCCGGTGTATCGGTCAACGCCTCTTTAAAACGACATTACCCTTATAGCGAAGTGCTCACTCACGTTATCGGTTATGTGTCTCGCATCAATGACCGTGACGTAGAACGTTTAATTAGAGAAGAAAAATACCCCAATTATCAAGCCACTCGAGATATCGGAAAATTGGGTATAGAGCGTTACTATGAAGATATGCTCCACGGCACTGCAGGTTATCAAGAAGTCGAGGTCAACAGCCATGGCCGAGTCATACGAACACTGAAATATGTTCCACCCATTCCGGGAAAAGACATCGTTCTAAATCTCGATATCAATTTACAACTCTACGTCCATCAACTATTGGACGACAGACGCGGTAGTGTGGTTGTGCTTGATCCGGAAGACAATGGTGTCCTCGCCATGGTATCCAGCCCTAGCTACGATCCAAACCCGTTTGTCCATGGTATTTCTGGCAAAGCGTACAGTTCATTGCTTAATGATAAGAACCGCCCTCTGGTTAACAGAGCAACGTTAGGTATTTATCCACCCGCATCAACCATTAAGCCATTTATAGCGGTTGCCGCTTTACAAGAAGGCGTGATCACCCCTAACACCACTCGAAACGACCCGGGCTTTTGGAGGATTCCAAACTCGAAAACCAAACCGTTTCGCGACTGGCGACGTTGGGGACATGGGAAGGTCGACATTGTTAAGTCAATTGAAGAGTCTGTCGATACCTTCTTCTATCAAATCGCTTACGATATGGGCATTGATAGAATTTCCCGCTGGATGATGATGTTTGGCTTTGGCGATTACACCGGCATTGATATTCACGAAGAAAGTCAGGCCAACATGCCAACGCGCGATTGGAAAATGGGCAGACACCGTACACCTTGGTATCAGGGCGATACGATTCCAGTCGGCATCGGGCAAGGTTATTGGACTGCCACACCAATGCAAATCGCAAAAGCGACGTCCGTATTAGTCCACCGTGGCGAAGTCATGGCACCGCACTTACTGCGCTCGACGATTGAAAACGGCCAGAAGTTTGATAGTCAGAAACTGACAAATGTGGAAACGTACCCACCCATTACTGGTGTTCCGGATCGTTACTGGGATCTTGCTGTAGAGGGCATGCGCCTAGTCAACCACGGAAAAAAAGGCACCGCGAGACGCGCTTTTGTCAACATGGAGTATATGAGCGCTGGTAAATCAGGTACTGCTCAGGTGTTTGGCCTAGGTGAAAATGAAGAATATAACGCTGACGAAATTGCAGAACATCTACGCGACCATGCGTTATTTACTGGTTTTGCACCTATCGATCACCCCAAACTTATTGTCACTATGGTTTTAGAAAACGCGGGGGGTGGTTCATCACAAGGCGGGCCTGTAGTACGAAATATTTTCGATCATGTAATACTAGATAAGAAAGAGGTTGAAAACTAA
- the rodA gene encoding rod shape-determining protein RodA, whose translation MDLNPATGENRALFERFHLDLPLLLGILVLMGFGLVVMYSASGQNLEMMDRQAIRMGLSLGIMLLLAQVSPRTYESLAPLLFFVGVLLLLGVLFFGESSKGAQRWLNLGFVRFQPSELLKLAVPLMVARYIGKRSLPPSFQTLVMSLVMVFVPTILIAKQPDLGTSILIAASGIFVIFLSGISWKIIFGAACALGAFLPILWFFLMREYQKVRVRTLFNPESDPLGAGYHIIQSKIAIGSGGISGKGWLQGTQSQLEFLPERHTDFIFAVIAEEWGTIGILGLLCLYLFIIGRGLYLASKAQTAFGRMMAGSIVLSFFVYVFVNIGMVSGILPVVGVPLPLISYGGTSMVTLMAGFGILMSIHTHRKAFSKAI comes from the coding sequence ATGGATTTAAATCCAGCAACTGGGGAAAACCGTGCCCTTTTTGAACGCTTTCACCTCGATCTGCCACTGTTACTCGGTATTTTGGTGCTGATGGGCTTCGGGCTAGTCGTGATGTATAGCGCCAGTGGACAGAACCTAGAAATGATGGATCGCCAAGCGATACGAATGGGATTGTCACTTGGAATCATGTTGTTGCTCGCTCAAGTGTCACCAAGGACGTATGAATCCCTTGCACCGCTTCTGTTTTTTGTCGGTGTATTGCTGCTTCTTGGCGTACTTTTCTTTGGCGAATCGTCTAAAGGTGCACAGCGATGGTTGAACCTTGGTTTTGTCCGTTTTCAGCCGTCGGAACTATTAAAACTTGCAGTCCCCCTCATGGTTGCTCGATACATAGGTAAGCGTTCACTACCACCGTCATTTCAGACTCTTGTCATGTCTTTGGTGATGGTGTTTGTGCCTACGATTCTTATCGCTAAGCAACCAGACTTAGGCACCTCCATTCTGATTGCAGCTTCAGGTATTTTTGTTATTTTCCTGTCCGGTATCAGTTGGAAAATCATTTTCGGTGCCGCATGTGCTTTGGGCGCATTCTTACCGATACTCTGGTTCTTCTTAATGCGCGAGTACCAAAAAGTTCGCGTACGTACCTTGTTCAACCCCGAATCCGATCCCCTGGGTGCTGGCTATCACATCATCCAGAGTAAAATCGCGATTGGTTCTGGGGGAATATCTGGCAAAGGCTGGTTGCAAGGAACACAATCTCAGTTGGAGTTTCTGCCAGAGCGCCATACTGACTTTATCTTTGCAGTTATCGCCGAAGAATGGGGCACAATCGGTATTCTAGGTCTTTTGTGTTTATACCTGTTTATTATCGGTCGCGGTTTATATCTCGCCAGCAAAGCACAAACGGCATTTGGACGTATGATGGCAGGTAGTATCGTACTTAGCTTCTTTGTATACGTTTTCGTGAATATCGGTATGGTAAGTGGCATTCTCCCTGTCGTAGGCGTTCCATTACCTTTAATCAGCTATGGCGGCACTTCGATGGTGACTCTAATGGCTGGCTTTGGCATCCTGATGTCTATCCACACTCACAGAAAAGCATTTTCCAAGGCAATTTAA
- the holA gene encoding DNA polymerase III subunit delta, translating to MRIFADRLMEQLSKQLHPTYLIFGNEPLLIQESRQTIQKSAFAQGFEERHRFSIDSSFDWNIVFDCCQAMSLFSARQLIELELPESGVNAAIAKELLAVSELLHNDIILVVIGSKLTKAQENAKWFKTLNNNGCWVNCLTPDIQRLPQFVQTRCRALNLKPDPEAVQLLAQWHEGNLFALTQSLEKLALIYPDGELNLIRLEESLSRHNHFTAFHWVDALLAGKANRAQRIIRQLEAEGVEVVILARTIQKELSQLLSMSQMLKAMPMGKVFDAYKVWQSKRPLYSSALNRLSVTRVSQLLQMLAKIELLAKTQYDQSSWPLLHQLSIEMCQPHVKL from the coding sequence AGCTCCATCCAACTTATCTCATTTTTGGCAACGAGCCCCTACTGATACAAGAGTCTCGTCAAACGATTCAAAAGTCTGCCTTTGCTCAAGGGTTTGAAGAGCGCCATCGTTTTTCTATCGACTCCTCTTTTGACTGGAACATCGTCTTTGATTGTTGCCAGGCTATGAGTTTGTTTTCAGCAAGGCAATTGATAGAACTTGAGCTCCCAGAATCAGGTGTAAATGCGGCGATTGCCAAAGAGTTGCTCGCAGTTTCCGAGCTGTTGCATAACGACATCATTCTCGTCGTCATCGGCAGTAAACTCACCAAAGCCCAAGAAAACGCGAAATGGTTTAAAACGCTGAACAATAACGGCTGCTGGGTGAACTGCTTGACACCCGACATCCAAAGGCTTCCACAGTTTGTGCAAACTCGATGCCGTGCATTGAACCTAAAACCAGATCCAGAAGCAGTGCAACTTTTGGCTCAATGGCATGAGGGTAACTTGTTTGCGTTAACACAAAGCCTGGAAAAGCTTGCTCTAATCTACCCGGATGGAGAGCTGAACTTAATTCGCTTAGAAGAGTCTTTAAGTCGACATAATCACTTTACAGCTTTTCATTGGGTCGATGCGCTTCTCGCCGGAAAAGCCAACCGCGCTCAACGCATCATCAGACAGCTTGAAGCAGAAGGTGTGGAAGTGGTTATCTTAGCGAGAACCATTCAAAAAGAGCTATCTCAACTGCTTTCTATGTCGCAAATGCTAAAGGCAATGCCGATGGGGAAAGTCTTTGATGCTTATAAAGTGTGGCAATCCAAACGACCGCTTTATTCTTCTGCGCTCAACCGACTTTCTGTTACGCGTGTCAGTCAACTTCTGCAAATGCTAGCGAAGATTGAGCTGCTAGCGAAGACTCAATATGACCAATCCAGCTGGCCATTATTGCATCAGTTAAGTATTGAGATGTGCCAACCGCACGTGAAGCTGTAA
- the rsfS gene encoding ribosome silencing factor, whose amino-acid sequence MKAQNIKTIDVQGKSSITDYMIICTGTSKRHVSSIADHVAKESKLAGITPLGIDGEAQGEWVVLDMGTTIVHIMQEEQRELYQLEKLWG is encoded by the coding sequence ATGAAAGCCCAAAACATCAAAACCATCGATGTTCAGGGAAAATCTAGCATTACCGACTACATGATCATCTGCACTGGCACGTCAAAACGTCATGTTTCCTCAATCGCAGATCACGTAGCCAAAGAGTCTAAGTTAGCGGGCATTACACCATTAGGTATTGATGGTGAAGCTCAAGGCGAATGGGTTGTTCTTGATATGGGCACAACCATTGTCCACATCATGCAAGAAGAACAACGAGAGCTTTACCAACTTGAAAAGCTTTGGGGCTAA
- the rlmH gene encoding 23S rRNA (pseudouridine(1915)-N(3))-methyltransferase RlmH has product MKIQLIAVGTKMPKWVEEGFQEYRRRFPHDMPLELVEISAGKRGKNADIARILQKEGEAMLAAVPKGNRIVTLDIPGKKWDTPQLAEQLESWKLDGRDVSILIGGPEGLAPACKAAADQSWSLSALTLPHPLVRIVMAESLYRAWSITANHPYHRE; this is encoded by the coding sequence ATGAAAATACAATTGATTGCCGTTGGTACAAAAATGCCAAAGTGGGTTGAGGAAGGCTTTCAGGAGTATCGCCGCCGCTTTCCACACGACATGCCGCTAGAACTTGTTGAAATTTCAGCCGGAAAACGCGGAAAAAATGCCGATATTGCAAGAATTCTGCAAAAAGAAGGCGAAGCCATGTTGGCGGCCGTGCCAAAAGGTAATCGAATTGTTACCCTAGATATCCCGGGTAAAAAGTGGGATACCCCACAATTAGCCGAACAGCTAGAAAGTTGGAAGCTCGACGGTCGAGACGTATCCATTTTAATTGGTGGGCCTGAAGGCCTTGCTCCTGCATGTAAAGCTGCGGCAGACCAAAGCTGGTCTCTGTCGGCATTAACGTTACCGCATCCATTGGTTCGTATTGTCATGGCCGAAAGCTTATACCGTGCGTGGAGCATTACTGCAAATCACCCTTATCACCGAGAATAA
- a CDS encoding septal ring lytic transglycosylase RlpA family protein: MMKNKHFLAIACTGILLAGCSSSPSKRYSIDDDVAPESPISVDHIENAHPQYEPYSLGGNKNYNLRGENYNIVKEPKGFTQEGGASWYGKKFHGHLTSNGEVYDMYSMSAAHKTLPLPSYVEVTNLSNGKKVIVRVNDRGPFHKGRIIDLSYAAAAKLDMLRTGTAKVSIKVISIDQPTDPRKQKALPKYVVQVASSKHEERSRTLAKDLGQKIKVESYVDSKGNLHRIFLGPFTDYMLTQKALEHVKSLGYSSAFVKSL; the protein is encoded by the coding sequence ATGATGAAAAACAAACACTTTTTAGCGATTGCTTGTACAGGCATATTACTGGCGGGCTGCTCATCTTCGCCTTCGAAACGCTATTCTATTGATGATGATGTCGCGCCAGAAAGCCCGATTTCCGTCGATCATATTGAGAATGCACACCCTCAGTACGAACCCTATAGCCTAGGTGGAAATAAAAACTACAACCTGCGCGGAGAAAATTACAATATCGTAAAAGAACCTAAAGGCTTTACCCAAGAAGGGGGAGCTTCATGGTATGGCAAAAAGTTTCATGGGCACCTGACTTCTAACGGTGAGGTGTATGACATGTACTCCATGTCTGCTGCACACAAAACGCTTCCACTTCCAAGCTACGTCGAAGTCACCAACCTTAGCAATGGGAAAAAAGTGATTGTAAGAGTCAATGACCGTGGTCCGTTTCACAAAGGTCGAATTATTGATTTAAGCTATGCAGCGGCAGCCAAGCTCGATATGCTTCGTACGGGCACTGCAAAGGTATCGATCAAAGTAATCAGCATCGATCAACCTACCGATCCACGTAAGCAGAAAGCGCTGCCAAAGTATGTTGTTCAAGTCGCGTCATCAAAACATGAAGAAAGATCGAGAACTTTAGCAAAAGACTTGGGTCAAAAAATCAAAGTTGAGAGCTATGTCGACTCAAAGGGCAACCTACACCGAATTTTTCTAGGCCCATTTACTGACTATATGCTTACTCAAAAAGCTCTGGAACACGTCAAGTCACTCGGCTATTCGAGTGCCTTTGTTAAATCATTATAG